TGTCAATCATCTGATTGCAATTCAGACGGTGGTGAATGTAGATTTGTGTGGACATGATCAAGTTGGCTTAAACTACCTACACACATCTGCTTTCTTGGCAGATATTTTGACAGCAGACAAATATATGTTTGGTACGTAGACATTAAATTAATGTTGACTTTAAGAAGAACGGTCAAATGTTTGACACTTCCCATACAACTGCTGACACTTCCCATAGTcacaagacagaaagacagaatccatcctgaaaagaaaaacacaccaCAAACCCATATCCTTATAGCATTGGCTCTTTCCCCTATctattctccatctctctgaccgtcaacccccttctctttctctctagctcAGCACATCCAATCCACCCCCACAGatggcagagaggggagggggtgagagaagaggtggaaaaagagagaagagaaagggaggggagaagagcgacagaggaaaagaaaggCAGAGGAAACTGTGGACTGTCCGCACAGCACCAAATCTGTGTCTGTatatacgtgtctgtgtgtgcctttgaATATGTCTGTTTGCATGGTCTTATTAACTTGATCTTGATATAAAGTAAAAGCAGGCTCTGCTTGTTGGTAGAGTAGAGAGGTCACCGTCTACAGCTCTACCAGCCTAATTTGATTTGACCATCCCCCATGACTGGACTGCTGCGgttgatctctctccctcaatctctttctgtttcagtatctctctctcgctctctctttccccctatcTCACCCAGTCATTCATTTGAAgagtaaaatgtgtgtgtgtgtgtttgagccaaCACCATTGCATCAGGCCTGTACTTGTGTTCACTTTGTATCTTAACAGACTCCGTCATAAGCCACAAGCCTGATCACATGGATCCTACTGTAAACACACTGGTCACTCACCAGTACATCGTTTCTGCAGGGACAGGATCTCCAGGTGTAGTCCATGCAGCAAGGTCATGTGTTCTTGTCTCAGGAAGACGatgctcctctccaccctctccacctgcaTGGGCAGGGAGTCTGTATCCATGACAACCCACGCTCCTGCTCACAGAATGGGGTCACACAGCATGTTAATACATCATGGGTTCTATGCTTAGAAATGTATGAAGCAACTTTTGCTTCCTGGTACCAATATCCATGTAATAACATACCAGATACTCTGAGTATTTAAGCTACTAAAGGAACTGATAACTGTCAagtaaaaatgaataaaaactGACGGCAGCATCAAAGCTACATATAACCCTTAAGCTTTCAATGCTACCATTGCCATACCTATTTGTACAACATTGTATGTTTGTATAACACCTTTTTAAAATTGATCCATTGTTGAGTGTGATAGACATTCAAAGGTTTCAAAGATACCCAAGGCAGATGGGTGTGGAATGCAtgtgcacgtttgtgtgtgtgtactctattCCTAGAATGGAAGAGCATGAGAACATTTATCAAAACTGATCAGTTATTGCATTCATTATATTGAGAATTTGAGTACATTGAGTCTAAGAGATACCTCAGTAACAATGTTCATTTAGAACAAGAAACCCAGACAACAATAACGTAGTTTTAGATTAAAAAAGgctcaatttaaaaaaacatttcaagtTGTGAGATACTCGTTGGGGTCATGCAGTATTGATCATCCaatagagagagaccagctgagaTGGAAGAAAAGCAATATACTTCCTGATCTTGATAACACTGTAGCATCACCTCACGTAGCATTTTTGGCTTCcattacaataaaatataattcAATGGAGACACCACTGTTGTGAAAACACTTTACTCTTACCGTGCTGTAAAGATGATCGTGCAACGGAGTCAACCAAAAATTAAGATTTATGATTCACAAGCTTTAAAAACAAGCCCCTCGACCCATGCATTGTCAATAATTGGTTGCGATTCTCATTCAGGCATCGGTCGCTTCAATATAATTTGCCCAGGATTACGTTACTGAGAACTAAATTAAACAAAATATATCGTATCTTATGTTTAAAGAGAGATGAAATCAGCGACGTAATCTTTTTCACTTCGGTTTTTCAAGGGAGAAGGAaacctctttcttttttttcatccgCGCCACTTCGCTGCGTCAATCAGTATTATAACCCAGAGAGCCTGCATTTGGAGGAAGGTCAATATAAAAATGATGGTTCTCTCATTGAGCTGATAGAAATAGAGCCTATCTCGACAGGCGCATCCATGGACTCATCCCCCATGTCCCTCGCGACTGAGCTGATACAGAAGGCTACTGTGGTCTGATGAAAACAAGACATTGTGACCGGAACACGTGAGATGATGGTATGACAAGACTCAGCAATGCAGCTAAAGAATTGGCCAAACCGTACGACTTGCCTTCTATGTGCAGGATCAATAGCGATTCAGTCAGAAGAGATGGAGACCTAAAGTCTACTGCTGGAAAATCTGAATAGACTATACAGGCCGATTGGGAACAATCAAAATCCGTATTGATTTGTAATACGCCTTTAAACATAAAATGAGCATCTTCATTTAGAGCTGCACTTGCTACTGCAAGTGCATCTATCTGATCTTTGTGAGTTGAATAGCAGATGAGTTGGTGTTCGAACTAAGCTTCATCATTTTGTATCCTGCATGCTATCCTTTTATGTTCCTCTATTGCTCGCCCTGGCCAAGGAATACGTGTTAGGCTATTAATTCACTTTAAAAGCAACAATTACCATACTTTATGCACTATTtggcgctttggataagagcttctgctaaatgaataaaacgtAAAATGGAATAGCCTACTTTTACAGATttcttcagcaccatggacaactCACGACAATGCACGCCCCCTTTTCATAGCCCCAGAGCTGCCACTCCAAGGCTAGCAATAATTTTGTGTAGTGTCGTTGAATTGTGGTGGGTCTTGGGATAGCCTATATTTATCAGCGAATGTCATTCTTTGCCCTGATAACAGCTCGTCAAACGTAAAAGGAATTTAAACGATGTTTTactgttatttatttttacattaaACAATAGTTACAGATACAGTAAACAGACTGAACATTTATTTACCCCGAATTAAAATTGTCATCCTATGTAGGCCCACATGTACACAATTGTTGGACCAGTGGTGGCAAGTGAAAATACATTATCAAAAGTCCCGTACTTTTCTACTTTAGTGTCGGAGATCCTTTGCAAGGCTGACTTCCGGTaaatatttttaaaaaaaaatattttcaatttTTCAACAGGGACTGTCATTGATGTAGGCTATAACAACACATTATTAAGCTTCGCTTAAACAGGTTCAGCTATAGCGTATGTCTCGTATGTCAAAATGCCCTCCTCTCTTCGTCCTGACCGTTGATGATTGACCATAGAGGTCGTGCATAGGGGCAACATGGTGGACAGGTATACCTATCTGTACGAACAAACGGAACGAGACGAGGAAATAAGGCAAGGAGACCAATACTAGCACTTCAAGACACAGCCATGGATTTAACACAGCAACAGTTATCAGGATAGCAGCATCCTCCATAAACCAAGTCCCCCATGTGGTTAGAAAAGAGTACTACATCAATAAACGAGGCTTCACAACTAGGCCacgttgtttttctttttttaatttctaTTTTTACAATTATAATGACATACAGAAaataattatatttactgttataTCATTACAATAATATTACAATTTATACAAATAAATCGGCAAAACATGTTCACGCGTGAAATCACCCTACAACCACACAAGCGAAGCTGCCTTAAAAGTTAGCTTGAAAAGAAATACATGTACATACAGTACGTAGCCTACATTTGGTGACTTTCAACATCATTCAAATACTAGTTTCATCACACACAAAAATGACAACCAGACTACATAATAGTTGTCGGCCCTTCATTCTGTGCAGTCAACTCAAATCTAACAAATAGCAGAGACCATCTTTCTCGCTGTAATAGCATAGTAGGCTGGCTTATCAAATTCAAATTAGCTttattgtaaatgtattgaGAGTTTCATGTTACCAAGCTACAATAGGGTATGGATTTAATAGGTAAAATGATCTTGTTGAAGGTTGGAGTCCTAATTTCTCTATTCTATGGGGTCAACTGCAATGCAACTTCAGGACTTCACCCCAGTTCCCCCAAAATTTGCCAGCATCATCCAAAAAGGGTTGTTAATGGATAAATAAATAGGCAAGGTTCTTCTCACACTGCTGGATATAATGGATGCATTTGGTCAGGTAGCTGAAAAATTTAAAGTGTCCAAAATTGAATGAAACTCCCTTTTAAGTAAGAACCCTTAATGGTAATACAACCACAACACCACCACAGTATATAATAACTCCACCATCAATCAGAACCACCACATACCAACAATTTTTCAAATAGTGGATATACAGGTACAATTTTTCAAAAGGGATAAACAATGTGGTTGTCAACAATGGTTCATCCTTGACAATCAATacaaataaattacaaatatacaaaatatGCAAACAGAACACAATCTagaacaaaacattgcaaaagaaaATCACATTATAAATGTTCAGGGCATTAGACAAGAATCCTATGATGGCTCTGTTTTAGCAAGCTTGGCAGGTTTCTAAGGCCACCCCAACTTGCCTGTAATAACAGATCGGATACATTGTCATTTCTCCAATTCTATCCTTTGAATTGTGACGGAATTATAAAAGAATCTGACCTATAATCAGATGTTACACACAGCCCTTTAACTTACCCATTCGAAAGGTGGAGGTCACTGTGCCATGTTGTGTAAACTTGCTGACCTGTACAAGGACGGTAAGGACAGCTAAAGGGCCACTGTACAGCCCTGGACTGGACAGGTTGAATGAGGCTGAATGCTAACAGTTAGTGGCTAAGGGAGGCACAAGTAATTACAATGCTTGGGGTTGTACAGGTgtcaagaatgtgtgtgtgtgtacaaaaccATCCGTATTCTGTTAAGGCAAGCTTGTCTTTGTTGTGCTGCCTGACCTCAGTTAGACCTCAACCTTGCTAGTGTAGTTGGCAGCATCGACATCACCTTTACGAGAGAAAGTTCTGAGCAGACCTAACTATTTTCACCGGATGGTTTGTTTATCCAGATGGGTTTCTTTTAGCCTTTACACAAAAATAAGTGATACTTCGCAAGTtgcaaaaaacaacaaaaaacacaacaaaacaagGAAGAAGATTAAACCATTTAACAACATTGATCAAGTTAGAAACAGATAAAACTGCTACAGGTTTTTCTTGAGGTAGCAGGTGTTTAGTTTTTACAAAAGGCTTGGTGAAGCAACATCATCACTTCTTTAGTACTACTGTTACTGAACATGTTCACATATTAAACAAGACAGGTTTTGGATTCCAATGACTTCCTATAGTATATACTAGTCAGTGCAACAGGACTTTGCACCACAATCTGTGACATATTTGTTATATACTGTGTATATGTTTCACTCTTGCAATATATTAAATGGCAAAACAAATTATCTTCGCATTGTACTATCCTCTTGGTGTAATTTACATCTAGTTGCTCCAATTGGTGCCAgaagattcttttttttttgtctggaaGAATGCTAGCTTTCTTTGTACATTTAATGGCTTCCTCTGTACTTTAATTTACATGTTTAAAATCACATGTAAAACTAACACACCATGGAAATAGGATGTTTAAATTGCAGAAGGGAGCAAATTTGGTTAGAGTCTTTACAGGGTATTGACCACAAGGCATGTGTGGGTCACAtgccccaccacctccctttCCTTGGTCAAAGAATGGGTCTCAAGTAATGAGTGAACAAAatagtgtttgtgtatgtatgtttgtgtgtgtgtatctaaccATGCATCACCACATCTATAAGTATGCATTTGCCCTATTgtcaccacccctctcccttcccataTTCCtacatctccttctccttcttggcCTCACGGGTGCTGCCCTTCAGGAAGTCACTCCGCAGCAGGCGATAGAACAGCACTATGTTCATGGCCGTCATGATTGCCATGCCCACGCTGCCCATCGTGTAGGCGAACAGCGGCACGTTGTCACGGTTCAGGACCAGCCAGCGGGTCATCCATGCCAGTGTGTTAATGCGGAACACCACGTAAGTGCCCAGGTTGATCATGCTGTTGACGCGGTATAGGGTGCCCGCTGCCATGTTGGCCATGAGCAGCACCTGGCGCAGGTGCAGGAACACCGAATTGATTTCCACCAGCAGCGCCACCACGGCAAAGCCCACATAGCGGCAGGTGAGGACAGAGGTGCCGAAACAGGTGATGACCtggaagagaggatgggagggagaggcggagaAGATTGAGGAAAAAGGTTCTGTGATGCAGCTCAGAATACTGCTGGTGTTATATTATACATCAAGTCATTAGGCTTCAGTTCTCACATGTATGTGTCACTGTATATGCTGTGTATGCAAACACTGCAACTTGTTCTGGGCTTGCCAAGATTTAAAATCTTAGTTCTGGAAAtataatatttattatcttgttaaaaaaaatatttactaGTTTCTATCTTTTAATTTGGGGTATATTCTTAAGCCTACTTATTTCATGACTGGAACCAACTTGTTTTAAGATATCTTGTCGAGTACAATTATCTGTCTATGCAGCAAGATAATTTCACTCGTATTAAATAATTTTCTCTTTAGTGTTAATTTCTTGTATTTTAGCAGACCTTTTTTGCAGTGAACATTCTCCACATAATGTAATTCTATATTACCAAAGAAGCAGCTTAGACTGTCTGTCATCATCTAATCAAGACAACGAAATGGATCACATTCTAACCAGACAGTAGGATCCCATGACTCCAGTCATGTCCAGGAAATTAACTATGGTGGTCAGTAAAGGTCAGAGTCCCTGATATCTTCTTTAACCTAGTCACGCTCAAAGGTTTCTTCATGCAGCTGTTTTCATAACACTCTTCATAGCTCTAACAGCCACAGCAGCAATGAATGATAATCACATAACTATATGGCAGGGAAGGTCATTGTAGTTTGTGGTCCTTTGTTTCATCATATCTGCAAGTTCATGCTTATGCAAGTATGTGAGATAACATGCAGTAGCACACTATAAACTTTAGAGGGCAGCAGCTACCTATATAGCTTTCTACAATGAAGGCATTGCATTGAACCACAGCTAAACTGATAGTCAAACTGAAACCATATTTCAACTCTCAGCATCTTtctttaaagtgtgtgtgcgtgtgtattgtatatgtgtgtgtttttgtttatttcaaacaaattcCTGTTGGTCCCAAAACAGTCCACAGCAACCCTCTCCACAATCTGTCAACAATCTCCATTGAACTGTCCAATAACAGCAGGACTATATAATATTCCTCCatagcacacgcacacgcacgcacgcacgcacgcacacacacacacaaaatcaatgGGCTATTGTTGAATTGCCAAAACTTGATTATACAACCCCTGCAAGTAGCAAAAGAGCATTTTTTTTCATATTAAATGACAATATCACAGAGCAGTACTCTCTTTAATGGTGGGAAAGGATGGCAAGAAAAGGCGTTTAAAGGCATCCTGTCTCCAGTTTAGGACTCTTTTAGAGTTTCCATGGTTCTGTTGTTGGAGTGTGAATGAGCTTAACAGCTGGAACAAATATTTAGGAAAACCTTTTGCATGAGCGCATGGTCAAGGCCATGGTCATTAAACAGGATTTTCTGATCTCTCACATACATTCACATTAACAAGTGAGAAAAAAAGCAGGTACCCCCTCGATCAGAAACGCAAAACTAAAGTTCCATTATGCCAAATAAAAGTCTTTAATAGTCAACAACAGATGAGGTAGCTATCAGTTTTAGCCACAATACAAAACCTAACTACCCACAGTCCCACTATGGCGTGACATTCTGCATTGAAAGAAAAGGTATTTGTGTTCCACTGGTGAC
The genomic region above belongs to Osmerus eperlanus chromosome 11, fOsmEpe2.1, whole genome shotgun sequence and contains:
- the tlcd2 gene encoding TLC domain-containing protein 2; protein product: MELNSVILTAGGSISFFKIVNSGFGKLPMPDSACRNAWKWRNISTSFVHSLITGIWSVLCFVLHPQMAEDLIGTHSAFSHALVTVSIGYFIYDFLDMVLNQKIGQSWELLFHHVVVITCFGTSVLTCRYVGFAVVALLVEINSVFLHLRQVLLMANMAAGTLYRVNSMINLGTYVVFRINTLAWMTRWLVLNRDNVPLFAYTMGSVGMAIMTAMNIVLFYRLLRSDFLKGSTREAKKEKEM